A stretch of the Elephas maximus indicus isolate mEleMax1 chromosome 3, mEleMax1 primary haplotype, whole genome shotgun sequence genome encodes the following:
- the CD2 gene encoding T-cell surface antigen CD2, with the protein MMKLPCKIFASFLLICNFSMKGAKATDVVGIVDHDINLAIPDFQLDDSIDDIRWYLGQTRIGQLRKGRNKNLQNETYHIFSNGTLQIKNLTRYSSNSYRVEVFDIYGKNVLDRKIDLRILEMVSKPVISWNCINTTLTCEVKKGSDPELTLSLNKKAVNTSHQKVIIYKWFNNLNPSFSCKAENKVSVETSVANISCTGKGLDIYLILSIIGGGTILIIFVALLIFYISKKKKLSSRRNDEELEIRAHRVTTEERVRKPYQIPASMSQKPAVSQPPPPPSHRSQAPGHRPLPPGHRAQHQQQKRPPPHSSGTHVHQQKGPPLPRPRVQQKPPPGAAGNS; encoded by the exons ATGATGAAACTGCCATGTAAAATTTTCGCCAGCTTCCTTCTGATTTGCAACTTTTCCATGAAAG GTGCAAAGGCTACGGACGTGGTGGGTATCGTGGACCATGACATCAACCTGGCCATTCCTGATTTCCAGTTGGATGATTCTATAGATGATATACGATGGTACCTAGGACAAACCAGGATTGGGCAATTACGCAAAGGCAGGAATAAAAACCTGCAAAATGAAACATATCACATATTCTCAAATGGAACTCTGCAAATTAAAAATCTAACAAGATATAGTAGCAATAGCTACAGGGTCGAAGTATTTGATATATACGGAAAAAACGTGCTGGACAGAAAAATTGACTTGAGGATTCTAG AGATGGTCTCAAAACCAGTGATCTCCTGGAATTGTATCAATACAACTCTGACCTGTGAGGTAAAGAAAGGAAGTGATCCTGAATTAACACTGTCTCTAAATAAGAAAGCTGTCAATACAAGTCATCAGAAGGTCATTATATACAAGTGGTTCAACAACCTGAATCCGTCATTCTCCTGCAAGGCAGAAAACAAAGTCAGTGTGGAAACCAGTGTAGCCAACATCAGCTGTACAG GGAAAGGTCTGGATATCTATCTCATCCTCAGCATCATCGGAGGAGGCACCATTCTTATCATCTTTGTGGCACTGCTCATTTTCTACATCAGCAAGAAGAAAAAACTGAGCAGCAGGAGAAACG ATGAGGAGCTGGAGATAAGAGCTCACAGAGTAACCACTGAAGAAAGGGTCCGGAAGCCCTACCAAATTCCAGCCTCCATGTCTCAAAAGCCAGCAGTTTCCCAGCCTCCTCCACCACCTAGTCATCGTTCCCAGGCACCTGGTCATCGTCCCCTGCCTCCTGGCCACCGTGCCCAGCACCAGCAGCAGAAGAGACCTCCTCCTCATTCATCAGGCACCCACGTTCACCAGCAGAAAGGCCCACCCCTCCCCAGACCTCGAGTTCAACAGAAACCTCCCCCGGGGGCTGCAGGAAACTCATAA